One genomic segment of Natranaeroarchaeum aerophilus includes these proteins:
- a CDS encoding magnesium transporter: MILEQWTVRGIVTTMVPLLAILSILQMVSGTVLETFEDQLLANPSLLILVPVMIGTAGNLGSIMCSRLSTQLHLGTLEFTPENRAIRSNAGAVIGLAATVFVLLGLGAWSIGRALGGTLALWEVMLISVISGMLLAVFVVVVSLGAVWASFRLGHDPDDTTIPVVTNVCDITGVLILFGVVAVVLY, encoded by the coding sequence GTGATCCTCGAACAGTGGACGGTACGGGGAATCGTGACGACGATGGTGCCGCTGCTGGCGATCCTGTCGATCCTTCAGATGGTTTCGGGAACCGTGCTGGAGACGTTCGAGGACCAGTTGCTCGCGAACCCCTCGCTATTGATCCTCGTCCCGGTCATGATCGGAACGGCAGGAAACCTCGGTTCGATCATGTGTTCGCGGCTCTCTACCCAGCTTCATCTGGGGACGCTGGAGTTCACGCCCGAGAACCGCGCGATCCGCTCGAATGCCGGGGCTGTGATAGGGCTCGCCGCGACGGTGTTCGTCCTGCTCGGTCTGGGTGCCTGGAGTATTGGCCGCGCCCTCGGGGGAACGCTCGCGCTCTGGGAAGTGATGCTCATTTCGGTAATCAGCGGAATGCTTCTTGCGGTTTTCGTCGTTGTCGTCAGTCTCGGGGCGGTCTGGGCGTCGTTTCGACTCGGCCACGACCCCGACGACACGACGATTCCAGTCGTCACGAACGTCTGTGACATCACCGGCGTGCTCATTCTGTTCGGGGTCGTCGCAGTCGTCCTCTATTAG
- a CDS encoding J domain-containing protein, protein MNRQTIGYALVFVFGLMAVLQTVLAIRFNLFFLLVAGLFGASAYLIWYHVSGRMEQQVRQEATRNRRTDRRGGFGAGPRERRFRDARRDSTRNQRSGDWSRRAPTSTDEPTRREAYRILDLGRDADRSAVRDAYREKVQSVHPDTADGDEEEFKRVTRAYERLTE, encoded by the coding sequence GTGAACCGGCAGACGATCGGCTACGCGCTCGTCTTCGTATTCGGGCTGATGGCGGTCCTACAGACCGTCCTCGCCATCCGTTTTAACCTCTTCTTCCTGCTCGTTGCAGGCCTGTTCGGCGCATCGGCGTATCTTATCTGGTATCACGTCTCCGGACGGATGGAGCAACAGGTCCGACAGGAGGCCACGCGAAATCGCCGGACTGATCGCCGAGGTGGCTTCGGAGCAGGTCCACGGGAACGACGGTTTCGCGACGCTCGCCGCGATTCGACTCGCAACCAGCGCAGCGGGGACTGGAGCCGTCGAGCGCCGACCAGTACCGACGAACCGACACGCCGGGAAGCCTACCGGATCCTCGACCTCGGACGGGATGCGGACAGATCGGCGGTTCGGGACGCCTACCGTGAGAAAGTACAATCCGTGCATCCCGATACGGCCGACGGCGATGAGGAGGAGTTCAAACGCGTCACGCGCGCGTACGAGCGCCTGACCGAGTAA
- a CDS encoding sensor histidine kinase, whose product MGKDVSTTEDDTEQPADPLSPQERIEEVASVVSHDLQNPLTIANGYLSRARSHGDEEYFDHVEDALDEIRAISEEVVGLARLGQPVERTESVDFGTVVEACWSERSPEHGELVLESADPIQCDGNRLRSLLDRLFDNAIRHGGEDVTVTVGTTENGFFLADTGPGVTEGEHEAVLEAGYSTVQQRPGLGLTIVRAIAQAHGWSLSLSESEEGGLRVDISGADLITREALREDVRA is encoded by the coding sequence ATGGGGAAGGACGTCTCGACGACCGAAGACGACACCGAGCAGCCGGCGGATCCGCTATCCCCCCAGGAACGGATCGAAGAGGTTGCCAGCGTCGTCAGCCACGATCTGCAGAACCCGCTTACGATCGCGAACGGCTACCTCTCCCGGGCGCGCAGCCACGGCGACGAGGAGTACTTCGACCATGTCGAAGATGCACTCGACGAGATCCGAGCGATCAGCGAGGAAGTCGTCGGGCTAGCACGGCTCGGACAGCCAGTTGAGCGAACCGAGTCGGTCGACTTCGGGACTGTCGTCGAGGCGTGCTGGAGCGAGCGCTCTCCTGAACACGGCGAGCTGGTGCTCGAATCAGCAGATCCGATCCAGTGTGACGGGAATCGGCTACGCTCGTTGCTAGATCGACTGTTCGATAACGCGATCAGGCACGGCGGCGAGGACGTCACTGTCACCGTCGGGACGACCGAGAATGGCTTTTTCCTCGCCGACACTGGACCCGGCGTCACCGAGGGTGAACACGAAGCAGTCCTCGAAGCAGGGTACTCGACCGTTCAACAACGACCGGGGCTGGGGCTGACCATCGTTCGTGCGATCGCGCAGGCACACGGCTGGTCCCTCTCGCTGTCCGAGAGCGAGGAGGGCGGCCTGCGGGTCGACATCTCCGGGGCCGACCTGATCACGAGAGAGGCGCTCCGCGAGGACGTCCGGGCGTAG
- a CDS encoding GTPBP1 family GTP-binding protein gives MSPDRVVLERAIERGEREGGSVEFKERLQRDLHLVDGRRESLAAQLRHRVLSGDGEATYVVGVTDDGGLAGISPDEFSETMDVLSLLAEEASAHIDEVQTWGVEPSGDADTGLVGVATINEGAILDTDDSHIVVGTAGHVDHGKSTLIGTLVTGQADDGQGGTRSYLDVQPHEVERGLSADLSYGVYGFDEEGPVRMDNPNRKTDRARIVEEADRLVSFVDTVGHEPWLRTTIRGLVGQKLDYGLLTVAADDGPTKTTREHLGVLLATELPTLVAITKADAVTDERLAEVEREVERMLRDVDRTPLRVERHGIDAAVAEIGETVVPVVTTSAVTERGLDTLDQLFERLPKTAGEDGEFRMYIDRTYSVTGVGAVASGTIMSGEVEAGDELLLGPMPDGSFREVEVRSIEMHYHRVDEAKAGRIVGIALKGVEEREIERGMALLPRDSNPEPVHEFSAEVMVLNHPTSIDEGYEPVVHVETISEAAVFYPEDGTLLPGDTGNARIRFKFRPYLIEEGQRFVFREGRSKGVGTVTGVGPAK, from the coding sequence ATGAGCCCGGATCGTGTCGTGCTCGAACGGGCAATAGAGCGCGGCGAGCGGGAAGGCGGCAGCGTCGAATTCAAGGAGCGACTACAGCGGGACCTGCATCTGGTCGACGGACGGCGGGAGAGCCTTGCCGCCCAGCTCAGACACCGGGTGCTGTCCGGCGACGGCGAGGCGACCTACGTTGTCGGCGTCACCGACGACGGCGGACTGGCCGGGATCTCGCCCGACGAGTTCTCCGAGACGATGGATGTCCTCTCCCTGCTGGCCGAGGAAGCCAGCGCGCACATCGACGAAGTCCAGACCTGGGGCGTCGAGCCCAGCGGCGACGCTGACACGGGTCTCGTCGGTGTGGCGACGATTAACGAGGGAGCGATTCTCGATACCGACGACAGCCACATCGTGGTTGGGACGGCAGGACACGTCGATCACGGCAAGAGTACGCTCATCGGCACGCTCGTCACGGGCCAGGCCGACGACGGGCAGGGTGGGACCCGGAGCTACCTCGACGTGCAGCCCCACGAGGTAGAGCGAGGCCTGTCGGCCGATCTCTCCTACGGCGTCTACGGCTTCGACGAGGAGGGGCCGGTGCGGATGGACAACCCCAACCGGAAAACCGACCGGGCGCGGATCGTCGAGGAAGCCGACCGGCTCGTCTCCTTTGTCGACACCGTCGGCCACGAGCCGTGGCTCCGCACCACGATCCGCGGACTGGTCGGTCAGAAACTCGATTACGGCCTGCTCACGGTCGCCGCCGACGACGGGCCGACCAAGACGACCCGCGAACATCTCGGCGTCCTGCTCGCAACGGAGCTCCCGACGCTCGTTGCAATCACCAAAGCGGACGCCGTCACCGACGAACGGCTTGCAGAAGTCGAGCGGGAGGTCGAACGGATGCTCCGGGACGTTGACCGGACCCCGCTTCGCGTCGAGCGCCACGGTATCGACGCCGCAGTCGCCGAGATCGGTGAGACGGTCGTCCCCGTCGTCACGACGAGTGCAGTGACCGAACGTGGCCTCGACACGCTCGATCAGCTATTCGAGCGACTCCCGAAGACCGCAGGCGAGGACGGCGAGTTCCGGATGTACATCGACCGAACCTACAGCGTTACCGGCGTCGGCGCTGTCGCCTCCGGGACGATCATGTCGGGTGAAGTCGAGGCGGGCGACGAACTCCTGCTCGGTCCGATGCCCGACGGGAGCTTTCGCGAGGTCGAGGTTCGCTCGATCGAGATGCATTACCACCGGGTCGACGAGGCGAAGGCGGGGCGGATCGTCGGCATCGCGCTGAAAGGCGTCGAGGAGCGCGAGATCGAACGCGGGATGGCGTTGCTCCCCCGCGATAGCAATCCGGAACCGGTCCATGAGTTCAGCGCCGAAGTGATGGTTCTCAACCACCCCACGAGCATCGATGAGGGGTACGAACCGGTCGTCCACGTCGAAACGATCAGCGAGGCTGCCGTTTTCTATCCGGAGGACGGGACGCTCCTTCCGGGTGACACGGGCAACGCCCGTATCCGGTTCAAGTTCCGGCCGTATCTGATCGAGGAGGGCCAGCGGTTCGTGTTCCGTGAGGGGCGAAGCAAGGGGGTCGGGACGGTGACGGGAGTCGGCCCGGCGAAGTAG
- a CDS encoding PGF-CTERM sorting domain-containing protein has protein sequence MSETTISLQGNAVTAVLLVAVMLLGTVAAAAPAVASDSSIDAQQIDDNAEPADEIYVDGDGDAVLVYEDDDGDDELTTFDLGMHVSEGLAHTLIEGDIEEDELDESAAGGMSLVLEEDRFFGEGDLQMESPDELEDMTLDVYGEQSSETSEFDADLEMIFEGDDAADDFESFETTGDADVTPDTFATSGDVNAELGTVQGGEFYYDVSVTDTGDGYTLDVTQDEIVSQFQTGMWETEEAAEQTLDAQYGMIAEEFDGTTEITIESYTYTETADGEGDLDISYSVELQNVQDGFADVFAQVLAEDQELDLSQSEADALAQSLVDVEIDTMEFTADQSGSTLNADWTIELSNLEGAVDEMVTLVDSIDAPELEDELDEFQDTVEAQQAADLEQYYEWSATVEQYDAEHDRVDLSLSTDTENWSEYIDELEERDIDGTMGDMTIDLNAEIDDNDVLVADMALEVEQEELVEQALDSMIEAAAEDPMAGPEVDEFLTDLEDSEFEIAAMDVNVDGETVEIEAGAQFGNMEALSDEINDAFGGHEVTEIAGALDDDTMGVHVHVDALVDADADEGDVSALAVADDDTEIYMDGDWDRDFNEMDTAAAQEFLTTQSEEGMDDEGADDDDSLPGFGPLVALFSLIAVALFARNRN, from the coding sequence ATGAGCGAAACGACAATATCCCTCCAGGGTAACGCGGTGACCGCCGTGTTACTCGTTGCAGTGATGCTCCTCGGGACGGTGGCCGCCGCCGCCCCCGCAGTAGCATCCGATAGTAGTATCGATGCCCAGCAGATCGACGACAACGCAGAACCCGCAGACGAAATCTACGTCGACGGCGATGGTGATGCCGTACTCGTCTACGAGGACGATGACGGTGACGACGAGTTGACGACGTTCGACCTCGGGATGCACGTCAGTGAGGGGCTGGCCCACACGCTGATTGAAGGTGACATCGAGGAGGACGAACTCGACGAGAGTGCCGCCGGTGGCATGTCGCTGGTGCTCGAAGAGGACCGATTCTTCGGTGAGGGCGATCTCCAGATGGAGAGCCCCGACGAGCTCGAAGACATGACCCTCGACGTCTACGGCGAGCAGTCCTCGGAGACCAGCGAGTTCGACGCTGATCTCGAGATGATCTTCGAGGGCGACGATGCCGCTGACGACTTCGAGAGTTTCGAAACGACCGGTGACGCGGACGTGACGCCGGATACGTTCGCTACGTCCGGTGACGTCAACGCCGAACTCGGAACCGTTCAGGGCGGCGAGTTCTACTACGACGTGAGCGTCACCGACACCGGTGACGGGTACACGCTGGACGTGACCCAGGACGAGATCGTCAGCCAGTTCCAGACCGGTATGTGGGAGACCGAAGAAGCAGCCGAACAGACCCTCGATGCCCAGTACGGTATGATCGCCGAGGAGTTCGATGGCACCACCGAAATCACGATCGAGAGCTACACCTACACCGAAACCGCAGACGGTGAGGGTGACCTCGACATCAGCTACTCGGTCGAACTCCAGAACGTGCAGGACGGCTTCGCCGACGTCTTCGCACAGGTCCTCGCCGAAGACCAGGAGCTTGATCTCAGCCAGTCCGAGGCCGACGCGCTCGCACAGAGCCTCGTCGATGTCGAGATCGACACGATGGAGTTCACCGCCGATCAGTCCGGATCGACTCTCAACGCCGACTGGACGATCGAACTGAGCAACCTCGAAGGCGCGGTCGACGAGATGGTCACGCTGGTCGACTCGATCGACGCACCCGAACTCGAGGATGAACTCGACGAGTTCCAGGATACCGTCGAGGCTCAGCAGGCTGCCGATCTCGAACAGTACTACGAGTGGTCCGCGACGGTCGAGCAGTACGATGCAGAGCACGACCGGGTCGACCTCTCACTGAGCACTGACACCGAGAACTGGAGCGAGTACATCGACGAACTCGAGGAGCGTGATATCGACGGCACCATGGGCGACATGACCATCGATCTCAACGCCGAGATCGACGATAACGACGTCCTCGTCGCCGACATGGCGCTGGAGGTCGAACAGGAAGAGCTCGTCGAGCAGGCCCTTGACTCGATGATCGAAGCGGCCGCGGAGGATCCGATGGCCGGACCTGAAGTCGACGAGTTCCTGACCGATCTCGAAGACTCCGAGTTCGAGATCGCCGCCATGGACGTCAACGTCGACGGCGAAACCGTCGAGATCGAGGCTGGCGCGCAGTTCGGTAACATGGAAGCCCTCTCCGACGAGATCAACGACGCGTTTGGCGGTCACGAGGTAACCGAGATCGCTGGCGCGCTCGACGACGACACGATGGGCGTTCACGTCCATGTCGACGCGCTTGTTGACGCCGACGCCGATGAGGGCGACGTGAGTGCCCTCGCCGTGGCCGACGACGACACCGAGATCTACATGGACGGCGACTGGGACCGTGACTTCAACGAGATGGACACCGCAGCTGCTCAGGAGTTCCTTACCACCCAGTCCGAAGAGGGAATGGACGACGAGGGAGCCGATGACGACGACTCGCTGCCCGGCTTTGGCCCGCTCGTTGCCCTCTTCTCGCTGATCGCAGTCGCACTGTTCGCGCGGAACCGAAACTGA
- a CDS encoding magnesium transporter, producing MSAHETAADVYRQSLPVILISLVAGLFAGTILGTDTMRNGIESVPGLLLLLPAFLATRGGVYGSLGARLSSGLHQGLIEPYFSRDKRITNAIVASFINGMVVSVFIAIVAFVVLIGLGRSGSLLELVGIMVIAGFLSAVMMLLVLLSVIFIGYRRGLDPDNVIGPVVTTVGDVFGVAFLLVGVYLVGLVL from the coding sequence ATGTCGGCTCACGAAACAGCGGCGGACGTCTATCGGCAATCCCTCCCTGTGATCCTCATCAGTCTGGTCGCCGGACTCTTTGCAGGAACGATTCTTGGGACCGATACTATGCGAAACGGGATCGAGAGCGTCCCCGGACTGTTATTATTGCTCCCGGCGTTTCTGGCCACGCGCGGCGGTGTCTACGGCTCGCTCGGTGCGCGCCTGTCCAGCGGGCTGCATCAGGGACTCATCGAGCCGTACTTCAGCCGCGATAAACGCATCACGAACGCCATCGTCGCCTCCTTCATCAACGGGATGGTCGTTTCGGTGTTTATCGCAATCGTAGCATTCGTCGTCTTGATCGGTCTCGGACGCTCCGGTAGCCTCCTCGAACTGGTTGGGATCATGGTGATCGCTGGCTTTCTCAGTGCTGTTATGATGCTTCTCGTGCTCCTGTCAGTGATCTTTATCGGCTACCGGCGCGGTCTCGACCCTGACAACGTGATCGGGCCGGTGGTCACGACGGTCGGCGACGTGTTCGGCGTTGCCTTTCTGCTCGTCGGCGTCTATCTCGTGGGGCTGGTACTGTGA
- a CDS encoding magnesium transporter, whose amino-acid sequence MVTPTGSLGSWETRSIVTNMFPLLVVLCVIVLWAGITLEAAEENLEEFALLAVMVPTMVDMGGNLGAILSSRLSTRLHLGTTELDPRDRVLWANILAVMALAATIFIALALGVWLIGQVIGAALGITELLTISLVSGMSVAVIAVVFSLAATYGSYKLGIDPDDTTIPIVTNVVDVFGMVIFIGVSGAVLGF is encoded by the coding sequence ATGGTTACGCCGACCGGCTCGCTCGGATCCTGGGAGACCCGGAGTATCGTGACGAACATGTTCCCGTTGCTGGTGGTGCTCTGTGTAATCGTGCTCTGGGCAGGGATCACGCTAGAAGCGGCAGAGGAGAACCTGGAGGAGTTTGCCCTGCTCGCAGTGATGGTTCCGACGATGGTCGATATGGGCGGGAACCTCGGTGCAATCCTTAGCTCCCGGCTGTCGACGCGACTGCACCTCGGGACCACTGAATTAGACCCACGCGATCGGGTGCTGTGGGCGAATATTCTGGCCGTGATGGCACTCGCCGCGACGATATTCATTGCGCTCGCCCTTGGCGTGTGGCTGATCGGACAGGTGATCGGCGCGGCCCTGGGAATCACCGAGCTGCTGACGATATCGCTGGTCAGCGGGATGAGCGTCGCCGTCATCGCCGTTGTATTCAGTCTCGCGGCGACATACGGCTCGTATAAACTGGGGATCGACCCCGACGATACGACGATCCCGATCGTCACGAACGTCGTCGACGTCTTCGGGATGGTCATCTTCATCGGTGTCTCGGGCGCTGTACTGGGGTTCTAG
- a CDS encoding tRNA (N(6)-L-threonylcarbamoyladenosine(37)-C(2))-methylthiotransferase has product MARYHIETYGCTSNRGESRAIEQKLRDAGHRPVDGPEAADVAIMNSCTVVEKTERNMIRRAEELQAETADLIITGCMALAQGEEFESEGIDARILHWDDVPTAVGNGECPTTTVGTEPILDGVIGILPIARGCMSDCSYCITKHATGKIDSPPIEENLEKARALVHAGAKEIRITGQDTGVYGWDEGERKLHTLLDRICTEIDGEFRVRVGMANPKGLHGIREELAEVFAEHDELYNFIHAPVQSGSNDVLGDMRRQHQVSEFVETVETFDEYLPEWTLSTDFIVGFPTETDEDHEQSMELFREIRPEKVNVTRFSKRPNTDAAEMDGLGGTLKKERSKVMSELKHEIVGEAYESMVGTRREVLVVEEGTGDSVKCRDDAYRQIIVQNASEHGLEIGEFTTVEVTGHNTVYALADPVQPVPAGGKPEDRHSRGA; this is encoded by the coding sequence ATGGCCCGCTACCACATCGAGACGTACGGCTGTACGTCGAACAGGGGTGAGAGCCGAGCGATCGAGCAGAAGCTACGGGACGCGGGCCACCGTCCGGTCGACGGTCCCGAAGCGGCCGACGTGGCGATCATGAACAGCTGTACTGTCGTCGAGAAAACCGAGCGCAACATGATCCGGCGCGCCGAGGAGCTACAGGCCGAGACCGCCGATCTGATCATCACCGGCTGTATGGCGCTCGCACAGGGCGAGGAGTTCGAGAGCGAGGGTATCGACGCTCGAATCCTGCACTGGGACGACGTTCCGACAGCGGTCGGCAACGGCGAGTGTCCGACGACAACTGTGGGGACGGAACCGATCCTCGACGGCGTGATCGGCATCCTGCCGATCGCTCGCGGCTGTATGAGCGATTGCTCGTACTGCATCACGAAACACGCGACCGGGAAAATCGACTCGCCGCCGATCGAGGAGAACCTCGAAAAAGCACGGGCACTCGTCCACGCGGGCGCGAAGGAGATTCGCATCACCGGTCAGGATACTGGTGTCTACGGGTGGGACGAGGGTGAACGGAAACTTCACACGCTACTCGATCGGATCTGCACGGAGATCGACGGCGAGTTCCGGGTCCGGGTCGGGATGGCGAATCCGAAGGGGCTCCATGGCATCCGTGAGGAGCTGGCCGAGGTCTTTGCCGAACACGATGAACTGTACAACTTCATCCACGCACCAGTCCAGAGCGGCTCGAACGACGTGCTCGGCGACATGCGCCGCCAGCATCAGGTGAGCGAGTTCGTCGAGACTGTCGAGACGTTCGACGAGTACCTGCCAGAGTGGACGCTTTCGACCGATTTCATCGTCGGCTTCCCCACCGAAACCGACGAGGATCACGAGCAGTCGATGGAGCTGTTTCGTGAAATCCGACCCGAGAAGGTAAACGTCACCCGCTTTTCGAAGCGACCCAATACTGACGCCGCCGAGATGGACGGGCTGGGTGGGACGTTGAAAAAGGAACGCTCGAAGGTGATGTCCGAACTGAAACACGAGATCGTCGGCGAGGCCTACGAGTCGATGGTCGGCACCCGTCGGGAGGTGCTCGTCGTCGAGGAGGGGACTGGTGACTCCGTGAAGTGTCGGGACGACGCCTACCGACAGATCATCGTCCAGAACGCAAGCGAACACGGGCTCGAAATCGGCGAGTTCACGACGGTCGAGGTGACTGGACACAATACGGTCTACGCCCTTGCCGATCCCGTACAGCCGGTTCCGGCAGGAGGAAAGCCGGAGGACCGTCACAGCCGAGGGGCTTAG
- a CDS encoding potassium channel family protein gives MRPNEGAASSQPIKYEPVSVKDVLVEMKDTSELLIDLSYSAVLHQSEDIAAEVLKLEEKMDVLEMRARMSLMMAARNPKDTEMLAPVLGVVSGAEKISNATGDIAKIVLEEMGLPEAMRAALPEAVETLVRGTIAADSEYVGKKLKTIDLESETGVRIIAIRRGDEWITNPGPKTRIEANDVTIMRGPEQSIDDVYETATGERYSLPEFEEPDVDDLERAVRSIIHMKNLSELAVDLAYGSILFDNAELAEEVHNLEVEVDALQSRFEAWTLRAAKDAEDPVSLRGLIRLGISTEVISDAALEISEGVRRDIDVHPVIELAMQESDEVISRVTVEAGSDLAGATITDGVPATDVTMSVIAIRRPDEGWMLVADTEETLQPGDVLIGKGTRTAAENFEALAGT, from the coding sequence ATGAGACCGAACGAGGGTGCGGCATCCTCGCAGCCGATCAAGTACGAGCCAGTGAGCGTCAAGGACGTGCTCGTCGAGATGAAAGACACGTCGGAGCTGCTGATCGATCTGTCGTACTCGGCCGTGCTGCACCAGAGCGAGGATATCGCCGCAGAGGTGCTGAAACTCGAAGAAAAAATGGACGTGCTGGAGATGCGCGCCCGGATGAGTCTGATGATGGCCGCGCGCAATCCGAAGGACACGGAGATGCTCGCCCCGGTCCTCGGGGTCGTCAGCGGGGCGGAGAAGATCAGCAATGCGACCGGCGATATCGCGAAAATTGTGCTAGAGGAGATGGGGCTTCCCGAAGCGATGCGAGCAGCACTTCCCGAAGCTGTCGAAACGCTCGTCCGCGGCACGATCGCAGCGGATTCGGAGTACGTCGGCAAGAAATTGAAGACGATCGATCTGGAATCCGAGACCGGTGTTCGAATCATCGCGATCCGACGCGGCGATGAGTGGATAACGAATCCCGGTCCGAAAACGCGGATCGAGGCCAACGACGTAACGATCATGCGCGGCCCGGAACAGTCGATCGACGACGTCTACGAAACTGCAACCGGCGAACGGTATAGCCTGCCGGAGTTCGAGGAACCGGATGTCGACGATCTGGAACGCGCCGTCCGATCGATCATCCACATGAAGAACCTGAGCGAACTGGCGGTGGATCTGGCCTACGGCAGCATCCTCTTCGACAATGCCGAACTCGCCGAGGAGGTCCACAATCTGGAAGTCGAGGTCGACGCCCTGCAATCGCGGTTCGAGGCGTGGACGTTACGGGCTGCGAAAGACGCCGAGGACCCGGTTTCGCTGCGAGGGCTGATCCGCCTCGGGATCAGCACGGAAGTGATCAGTGACGCCGCACTGGAAATAAGCGAGGGCGTACGACGCGATATCGATGTTCATCCCGTGATCGAGCTGGCGATGCAGGAAAGCGACGAGGTCATCTCCCGGGTCACAGTCGAAGCGGGAAGCGACCTCGCGGGCGCGACGATCACGGACGGCGTTCCGGCAACCGACGTGACGATGAGCGTCATCGCGATCAGACGGCCCGACGAGGGGTGGATGCTCGTCGCCGACACCGAAGAGACGCTGCAGCCGGGCGACGTGTTGATCGGAAAGGGAACCAGAACTGCCGCGGAGAACTTCGAGGCGCTCGCCGGGACGTAA
- a CDS encoding magnesium transporter codes for MSATPREEFWGIYRETLPILLIALGGGLFAGLVLEEILESVERFPGLLVMVPVFLATRGNVYGALGGRIASGIHQGLLPPQFEWNERLVNAVVASFVNGIGISIVIGFISWGALNLLGMPAAAWYELVGIMLLAGTVTSVIMIFGLLALIFLGYRMGYDPDNLVGPIVTTLGDIFGMLFLLISVLVIDGLFEVVV; via the coding sequence GTGAGCGCCACCCCGCGTGAGGAGTTCTGGGGGATCTATCGAGAAACCCTGCCGATACTGTTGATCGCCCTCGGTGGCGGCCTGTTCGCGGGACTGGTACTCGAAGAGATCCTCGAGAGCGTCGAACGGTTTCCCGGACTGCTCGTGATGGTGCCCGTCTTTCTGGCTACCCGCGGGAACGTCTACGGAGCGCTCGGTGGACGGATCGCCAGCGGTATCCATCAGGGACTGCTCCCGCCGCAGTTCGAGTGGAACGAGCGGCTGGTCAACGCCGTCGTCGCCTCCTTCGTCAACGGGATCGGTATCTCAATCGTAATCGGCTTCATCTCGTGGGGTGCGCTGAACCTGCTTGGGATGCCCGCCGCGGCGTGGTACGAACTCGTCGGGATTATGCTGCTCGCAGGGACGGTAACCTCCGTGATTATGATCTTCGGACTGCTCGCGCTGATCTTCCTGGGCTACCGGATGGGCTACGACCCGGACAACCTCGTCGGGCCGATCGTCACGACGCTCGGTGACATCTTCGGGATGTTGTTCCTCCTGATCTCGGTCCTCGTAATCGACGGGTTGTTCGAGGTGGTCGTCTGA